A region of Deinococcus rubellus DNA encodes the following proteins:
- a CDS encoding enolase C-terminal domain-like protein: MPHTQLPPLTTVHLRTYKVPTHSFGQDRAETDGTARWDSTGVLIAQVTAGNQTGLGYAYVDAAALEIARHTLWPLLQGQAPLDTARHFWTMAGAVRNLGWPGVVAGAISALDNALHDLKARSLDISLLQLLGGARTHVMAYGSGGFTSQTLSQLEQQLGGWAQQGLKAVKMKIGSRPEDDLNRVKAARAAIGNDVALFVDANGAYSRKQALGFAERFADLNVTWFEEPVSSDDLEGLRLIRDRAPGFMQIAAGEYGYTPTYFHHLLSAGAVDTLQADATRCGGVSGFLSAAAQAQGAGIPMSAHTAPALHASIASALPNVVNVEYFYDHVRIESMFFEGLPILEAGELYPLPAQPGHGLRFKEKDAQPYLTGEWRSR, from the coding sequence ATGCCCCACACCCAACTGCCTCCCCTCACCACCGTCCATCTCCGAACCTACAAAGTCCCCACCCACTCCTTCGGGCAGGACCGCGCCGAGACCGACGGCACCGCCCGCTGGGACAGTACGGGCGTGCTGATCGCTCAGGTCACGGCGGGCAATCAAACCGGGCTGGGCTACGCCTACGTGGATGCGGCGGCGCTGGAAATCGCTCGCCACACACTCTGGCCGCTGCTGCAAGGGCAAGCCCCGCTGGACACGGCCCGGCACTTCTGGACGATGGCGGGAGCCGTTCGTAACCTGGGCTGGCCGGGTGTGGTGGCGGGCGCAATTTCGGCGCTGGACAACGCCCTGCACGACCTCAAGGCCCGCTCGCTGGACATTTCGCTGCTTCAATTGCTGGGCGGCGCACGGACGCACGTCATGGCTTACGGCAGCGGCGGCTTCACCTCGCAGACCCTTTCGCAACTGGAACAGCAGCTCGGCGGCTGGGCACAGCAAGGTTTGAAGGCCGTCAAAATGAAGATCGGCAGCCGCCCCGAGGACGACCTGAACCGCGTCAAGGCCGCCCGTGCCGCCATCGGCAACGATGTGGCGCTATTTGTGGACGCCAACGGAGCCTACAGCCGCAAACAGGCGCTGGGGTTTGCAGAACGCTTCGCCGATCTGAATGTGACCTGGTTTGAGGAACCCGTCTCCAGCGACGATTTAGAGGGATTGCGCCTGATCCGTGACCGCGCTCCCGGTTTCATGCAGATCGCGGCGGGCGAGTACGGCTACACGCCGACCTATTTTCACCACCTGCTCTCGGCGGGCGCGGTGGACACCCTTCAGGCCGACGCCACGCGCTGCGGCGGCGTAAGCGGTTTTCTGTCGGCGGCGGCCCAGGCACAGGGCGCAGGCATTCCGATGAGCGCCCACACCGCACCCGCCCTGCACGCGTCCATCGCCTCGGCGCTGCCCAACGTGGTCAACGTGGAGTATTTCTACGATCACGTCCGGATTGAATCTATGTTTTTTGAAGGTCTACCGATTCTGGAAGCGGGCGAACTGTATCCGCTGCCAGCTCAGCCGGGACACGGCTTGAGGTTCAAGGAAAAAGACGCCCAGCCGTATTTGACGGGCGAATGGAGGTCAAGATGA